The sequence below is a genomic window from Amia ocellicauda isolate fAmiCal2 chromosome 6, fAmiCal2.hap1, whole genome shotgun sequence.
ATGACCTGCTGATTCTAAAGACAATATCAATGGAAGGAGTTCGGGTTACAAGCTTCTTTTGTTCAGAATTGAGAGACTTACAAAGACCAGTTCATGcttggcaacatttttccagggCCTGGGGGTCCTGTGGGTGGGGGCGCTGCTGGGCTGGGCCTCAAAAGTACTGgactcttcctcctcctcgtcaCTTTCCTGGGCAGCTCTGCGCCCTCCTTTCCCCAGCCCCTCCACAGCAACATCTTCAGTCCACCCTCGTGAGCGCTCCTGCTTCTCCTGGCACTGACTGCAGGCCTTGATGTAATCCTTCACCTGCTTTAATATGCCTGTAAGAGAGGGTAGTGCAACCAAAAAGTATAGGTTTAGGTCCTTAGAAGAGGCACAATGCCCAAGTGTTCTGCTGTGCTTCTGTTTTAACACAAACCAAAAAAGGTGGTCGCGGAAATTCAGCCACACTTCAGGGTTATGGCCTCTGAAACTGCAGTgtctcaaaaaataaaatacgaaTTGTATGGTTAAGGCAAATACTTtttaacaaaagacaaaaaacaatgaTCCCTTAACATGGGATGAATATTGTTTTGAGCTTTGATTCGAATCACAGGTTTAGTCAGCGGTCCTTTTTAAACTCATTCACATcacattttaacaaaacaacTTTTTGTACTGGGAATATGCATTGCTCCAACCTAAACCAGCATCATCAAAACTTGCAAAgcatagaaaacaaaatgcatagttatattttacaaaagtcttatgttttgtatgtatttcataGGACGTCATTGCCAAGAGAAATAGACTGCTTGATAGCCCACACAGTCAATGCAACCTCAACACAATTCAATACATCTGCTATGATGAGGCTGTAATATCTGGCCCAGATCagtcaatacaaatacatacgaACACATGTCGTTATAACCCACGATCATGCACACAGATCTGCACTGATGGGATGATGATGAAAGCTCACCCCTCCACCAGTACTTCTGAGAGATGGTGTGCCAGGTCTGGTGCCGGTTGAGGTGCTCTCCTCCGGCGGTGATGTGCGCTTCATCGATGAGTTCCTTCCGCCGCCCGGCCTGCAGCACCACCTCCAGCTCGGTGAACTTCtcctggcctttgtgccgccgcTGGTAATACAGAGTCCCGTCTCGGACCACGTAGCAAGTGGCCGCTTTCCGGATCTTTCGCTTGACATTGCCCTCCGTCCCCGGGGCGTAGGGCTCCCGTTCATCGGTCAGGTACCGCTGTATCGCCAGGTAGCTTTCTTCGCTCGACATGCCCCCACCACCCGCAACAAACGGCTCGACAACCAAAAGCACACTGTAAGCGCCAAGGGAACAATCTATTCCTGGTATGAATGATCTGGTTTAGTTTTTCACCCCTTTTCGATCTCCATAGAAAGAGAAGCatgcaatacaaaaatgaaaataatcgtGTTTTTAAAGGGGGAACTGCAGTTTTTGACCGTGAGGGACGGACTTGCACGAACAGACAAAATGGCTGCTGCACAAGCGGATGTGACGTTTGCAGGGGCGGATGGGATTGAGCGGAAGGTTTAGACACcccacactgcactgcctgCGTTTTCATTTACACTTACGGATGTTTGCACAGTAATGAGAGGCGATTTGAAACATGCAAACGCTTACATATTCTGTGcataacaaacacaaactgaaaCGAGTATTGTATAATTCAAATAGAAACGCATACACCATTGACTGCTGCATTGTTTAATTATCACTTCCCTTGAATAGTTTGACCAtcattaagaaattaaatatttatcattCGAAGTCTTCCAGGTTAAAATACTGGTTAGACCTACATTGAAAACTGCACTGATTTGGTATTTCTTTATTACATAATCATAAAGAAATATGTCTGCCACATGATAGACTCTTATCCAGTCTTAAAATGCTATCAGAAGTGTGCACAAACCCTTCATATAGACAGCAAGCTGGTAAAACAtgaatgttttgtattatttgataCTTTTAACCATTTAAGAGAGGTCACCACAGTCATCTGTAAACTCATCCACACCACTGGAGCAACAGCATGGAGTAGCAGTGAGGGCTGTGTTCAATGGGGGACacagctgttgtacccttgagcaaggtactttacctagattgtatatatttttatttgaaatgtgcaATGTAAAAGTTATGTAATAGTCTAAAATTGCTAAGAAATCTAGAATTTCACAATGCCCACTGTGGAAGTTCTGATTTAAATTACCTACACCTCATTTGCTACAATATTTGTACTGCATTTCCTTCAGTGTATACCTTCTGGAAAGCATCTACTTGTTTAAATGGATGTTCAATTTATTACGGTTTCTGCTTCCCTATAGAGCCTGTACTCTGCACTGTGTACTCCTATAATATAGGGTCTAGTTTTGGAATTAAATGCTGAATGAAAGTCCACGTAGATAAAGGCACACGACTTGTTTATACTATATTCTTAAactcattacattttacattagcACAAAACCCTCAATTCATAACCAGACTTGTAGAAATGTCTACGTAATAGGCTATGCTAATGTAGTAAGTCATCTGTAACAAACTAAAAATTGTGTAATTTTGTCTTAACCACTACAGAACTAAATTACCTCAATTTGTACAGAAACAAAAGCATGGCTACTCATTATGGAATACTCAATAAATCCAAAATTGTagtaaaatggaaataaaattgtAGTCAAGATAGATGCCTGTTGTGGGTCTATGATGCACTGGAGAAAGACAACAAGTTTTAAAGGTCACTAAGTACAAGAAAATACAGCAGGCACTAACAGATTAATGTTACATTACACTAATCACACAGGAATCCCTAATGAAGAAAGTGGAATTGAAAGCAAAATGAAGTACACCACGCGACCAACATCGCAAGAAAGCATTGTATAATAAACAAGACGACAGTTTCTTACAGTCAAAAGTTTATTAACAACTAATCACCAAGTCATAATTTTTTAGCGTTTTCCGCCAACACGTGGTGCCTGGACCTTCATGGGCTTGGCGATCTTCTGCTTAGGTGCAGTCTTGGTAGGGGCCTGCAGAAAAGAAAATCATGTTCAGTTTTATAAACaattaaactatcaatttaATGGGAACTACACCTCTTGCACAGCAGTTTTACAAGCTGCAGGCTTAACAAGCCAACACCAGCTGCTGTGCAGGTCATGCTTTTCTAAAGTTACATTTACACATCAGATTTGTATTTCCATATTACACTGAGTAAGTTACATACTTGAagggatgttttttttgttgtttttttacaccaTTAGCCTTCATAGAGAACATTTACATTGCAGATACAGAAAACGGTGCAAAACAACTCATATCATATCACAGTGTCAAGTTATTAATAACATCAAAACAGCACCAGAAAAGTAGTCCATATCAATGTTATGTCCAGCTTCTGGAATCAGCGGCTACAGAAATTCAGAATTCATTGAGTATGCTCATCTTACCTTAGTACTTGGGGCAGCTACCTTTTTGGTTGCCTGCTTGGCCTTCTTGGCTTCTTTAGCAGCCCTGTCAAGAGAGAAAAGATACTCTACTGAAAACCAACCTTTACTTCAGTCACCTGATCTACAAACTAACAGTGCTACATTAATTCCTATGTCATCATACACCATTTCACAATCAATACAACTGGttaatttcaatttcccaacACCTGGATTAATTTTAGTTCTGAAGGGAAACCAtcaaaaaaataatctgcaaaATGTCAGTGTAGAACAAATAGCTATCTAACAGAATACCGGTCAATCACTCAATTTGAAACAGGATTATACGatcattagaaaaataaaatagtggCCCAGGAGTGCAGCAGAGCCTTCTGGTTTTTGCTTTATCCAAATCATTAAATACTTAATTGAGAATTATTTGGCTTAATCAAAGCTCCCATGTGTTCAAGGTATACAGTTCCTGATGACAGAGACCTGTAAAACCTGGAGGATTGTTGTTCTCCAGGAACAGCATTGGCCCCCCTGCTCCAATACCTTCATCCATAAAGCACAGGTATGGACTGGAGAGTACAGACTGAATGCAGTCTTGGAATATATACACACTTAGACCAGCAGGTAAGACTAAAATTAGAGAAAGATTAGGTTTTGGATGCAGCATTTGCAGTAAAACCTCCCTGAATCAAACTATGACCCCAACACAGTATACATTAGCAGTGTAGAAGCAGAGCGGTCAGTTCCCCTCACCTGATGGCCTGTTCCCGCTGAGCCTTGCGCACCTCGGGCTTCTGGTTCCTCTTGGCCAAGATCTCGGCCAGAGAGGCGCCAGTGATGGCCCTCTGGAACTTCACCGCACGGCGAGTACGCTTCTTCGTCACTTCTTCCTGTTACAGATTCAGACATGCAATAAGGACACTGCACTCTTGCAGCTTTCATGCCCAACTttctttaaatttaaattgctAACTTAAAATGCCTTTACAACCAGATTAAGCATCTCTGACCTGTAAAATCATCCCCAcaacattatacatttaatcGTGAAGGACAGCATGCTACACAAAATCAACATTCACAACTAACATTTACAAGCTCAACATTAAAGATTGCCAAAAGTCAATGTGCTTACGAAAGTTCTCAATCATTCCGAttccattttcattatttgcagGTAGATGGAAGGGGAAAATGATCAAACAGTACAGAACCAGTGAAAAATCCCAACTATGCATGTCCCAAATCTAATCAGACTTACAGACTGGCCCTTCTTGTGCTTGCGTCTGTACAGGACGGTCCAGTTGATCTGGCGAGGATTCCTCTTGGACAGGAATGCAGACTCACACTTTGCATTCAGGAACTGGAAAACCTTTGATCAAAAATGGAGGAAGAGAGATATAAGTATATGGTTACACTTTACTAATGAGTCCATGTCAATTGTTTTAAACAGCAGTTCCACATGCATATTTCGCTCgttgcactgaacacacaccAATGTCAAGGCCTGTAGTTACATATACACAGTGTTCGTACATCAAGCGTCCACTGACAAGTTTACAATGGGCTGATAACCATCGGGtaagctatttatttttacaccaaaaataaaatccaaactATCACGAACTCATGGGGTCCTGCTACAAGTGACCACTCTTATGCACGTCCATAAACACATGCTAATAACCAGATCAGAAGTTTCCTGCTAtcaaaaaactgtatattttaaattcacACATTGCAATTCAGAGGGAACCATGTGTACGATCATTAAAGAATGACAATAAAAACGTAAACCACCAGTTGCCATACATTCGATTCCATTACATTGAAATGACCGTCTACGTTTCTATACAAAACGAGCATGACCCAGatcatattaaacattttagtaATAACACATGTTGATGTAGCGAATTTACAGGGAACTGAACATACGACCAGACTTCAGTAGTACTTCAGTGTTACTAAATATGCTCAGTAGATGTCATGCTTTAAGGTTGTTTGTTAATCCCGGTGCAGactgttgtttgtttctgttttgggAAATTATTGTAAAGACGAAGAAGAAATTAATAGCAAGGCCGGGGACTCTGCGTACCTTTCCGTCTATCCTGGCGTAACGCCGGCCATGGCCGGGGTAGATTTTGTATCCGCTAAAACTGCACAACTCGACCCTGCAGTGAAAACATATAACATGATTATATATTTCAGCAATACAAGACAGTAATGGGACAATAAACtttatattattttggttgttttaGTGCGGATGGTTACGGATAACAGAAAGTCTCACTCACTTCATGACGGCGGCTAAGATGGAGAAAAGACAGAGGGAATTGTGGGTAGTCCCTATGTAGAAAcaggtaattaattaaatatattaaacacacttgaaaatcacaacaaatgtaataatattatGTTATTAGTATTTTATATGTATGCTTTAATGTTAATATCAAATAAATATCAGTAAAACAAGCAACCAACCAGGAGTTTGATCGGTTGCCTGGCGTCAACACAAGCGGGAAGTATGGCGGCTAAAGTGGGGGGAGCAGATGCAAAGATGGCACAAATAGAAGGTATGATGCTTAATCATTCTTCAAACTGCATTGCTTTTTAGAgttacataaaatgtaaaatgtgggTTTGCTTCCAATTTGAATCTAGGAAGCGGTATGTGCACAAGTATATGCATTTAGATGACCGACCTGTTTGTTTTGAAATACGCAGGAGCAACGGGTATAGTGCCTAGTGGTTGTTGTAGTTTTTGTCAAGCACAGCACTCAGGCTGTTGCTTCAGGAAGTGGCAgttctggactacaactcccagAACACCTGGTCGCGCCACAGTGACAGTTGCTGGTTTGACTTGGAGAGCCCAAATTGATTTGTGCCGAGAACAGCTTCGGGTTTGTGTGTGCTTCTACCTGAAGGGTACACATTTAATGCAAatagcattttgttttattgcaagCCTGACTGATTGTAATTTTTTCCAATAATCATAAGATAATTACACATACTGTCGTGTTGACTGCGCACAGCTCACATTACTGAAAGACCCAGTTCAGGTTACCCTAAGGggtaatatacatatatattcatacattaGAACGGTATATAATCCCGTAGTTATATGGAAAATATTGTTTAGTTAACCATAAATAGAAGCAGTCACAAATGGGAGTATCAAGTCTACAATTAGGCGAATATGGTAAGTACCGACATTTGCACGCTTTGACATAATGCAGCTACATTTTTCTTTCGTTTTTGCATTTCGTATTAACGCATCATTCAATATTTTATGATTGACAATGTCGTTTAATATAGAATGCAACACATAGACCAATTTTATTACCTTCACTGCTTCTAACTTGATGGACAAAATATGTAAGTTTCAATAAACAAGCCAAAACATACCACACTGTATCACACCATCATTGTCATTCTTAAATCCAGAATATCATCATGTTTCATATCATGGTGGTAAATATCATTTATGTTAACATTTCAAACCGAATAACTTGATTTTAGACAGCaattattttctctctttttgtgCTTGTTTATAGGTTTATAACACTTTTTATGTATCCTTCCATGACATTGCTTTCTAAATGTTCAATTGTCTTAGCTTAGCAACTGCTTGTATAGGTTTATTAaacatgtctgtgtgtttgtgtgtgttttgcacacAGGCCCAGTGGTGGACCTCTCTTCCCAGGGAATCCAGAAGCTGGAGCCCTCTCTCCCCTGCCCTCCTGGGTCTCACACTCTGATCCTGGATGGGAACCACATCATAAAGCTGGAGCACCTGGAGAAGTGCAAAGAGCTTTTGCAGGTACAGATTGGAATATGATGCCCAAATgatggttgtttattttttcatttatactttaCGATTAAGTGAAACTATAACATCAACCGTCAGCTCCAGCTATTTAGTGGTCTTGTATATCCTTGCAGTTGTCCGTTGCCAATAACCGCCTTGTTCGCATGATGGGAGTATCCAGACTGGTAGACCTCAGAGTACTGAATTTACCCAACAACAGTATTGGCTACATAGAGGGGCTAAAGGATCTGGTACACTTGGAGTGGCTGAATCTGGCTGGCAACAACATCAAGGTAATGGATAAAGGCAGATCAATAACACAGCTGCTCCAAGActcatcaaataaaaaaaaatgtcagcagTTTTTCCCCCTAATTAAGGAAAATGCTGTAGTCTCTCACTAGAGTTTGTAGagtttgtattaaatatgaaaataaaatgtattattctgcaTAGAATGCCATTCAAAATGCAGCAATGAAATTATCATTTAAATAACAGGCAACTATTTTCTCTTTCTAActaggtcattgagcagcttaACAGCTGTATGGCTCTTAAACATCTGGATTTGTCTGACAATAATATCTCTCAGATTGGAGACCTCTCAAAACTTTCATCTTTGAAGGTAAAATATCTTTTGATTCTGTATGAGAAACCCCACATAAAAGGCTGCATCCTAAGAATAGAATTAAAGTCTGTCCATCTACCATGCAAGCACATTCAGTTATGTCCCCCCTTACTTTtccatatttcatatttaatcaAATACCTGTCTGCACTTGGAGCTATATAAACATCCTTAAACTCATGATCATGTATCAATACATTATGTTTACTGACATCAATTAAGATAACATTCTGCTTACTGAATGTCCCATAAATGAAAGTTCTGATTAAAAATCCTAAATCCAGTATCACAGATTCAGATTCAGATTCAAGGTTTGGTTCATTTAATACACCATCAACCACACTGATCTAAAACAACTGCATGCCAGCACATTGGCTGAAGTGCTCGGTTGATcgaataataatgtaattttttCTAGGTTAAAGATGATTCTCACTTTGAACACTAGAGTGTAGTGGTGCTCTTTTCTGAAGCCTTACCTGTCTGTGTCTGGGGGTTGCTGTGTAGATTTGATTGTAAGCTACAGAAAGGCCATTTTAATGaatagaaaatatttttaaCACGATTTCCAATATTGCCATTTGTTGAAAAATGACTTTTTATAAAGATCACCATTTCACCTTAAACTGTGATACAATGGCATCTCCCTAGTACATATGGAGAAGGGAGCCCTCACTCGACATGCATTACACGGAATTGGTTAATCAATAACAAAGTAAGTTTAACATGTGACTTGTGTTGTGCAGACTCTGCTCCTGCATGGGAACATCATCACTACACTGCGCAGTGTTCCTGCCCACCTGCCTCCAGAGCTCACCATCCTGTCCCTGGCAGAGAATGAAATCCGAGACCTGAATGAGGTAATGACAACTTCTTTATCTATACACAACCCTGCAATGGTGTGTAAAATGATGGTGATTACCAATGGCTCACTGTATGAATGACATGATTACCAATTTCACTATTAAAGTCCACAACAAAATGGAATGGAAACTTTTCAAAAGTTGTGTAATTTTATCCTGTGTTGATTGGACCTCAGTGAGTTTTTTAGGCTTTGTTTGGTTTGTGTACTGTAAGTTGTTCCTGTGTTAGATGCTGATTTCCTTGTAAACCATTACTAAGTACCCCCCTCTAGTAAACGCTTTGCAGTTATTTTGTAAAGCAGTATAACTTTCTCCCCTCTTTCTATACCATTGTGTGCAGGCATGAAACTCATTAAGGTACCTATTGTTTCACCTGCAAACCTGCCAAATATCCATTAGCCACCTTAACATTTGACTTGTTTTTTCAGAAGAGCCATATGATATAGCCCCTCTTAATAAAGACAGTATCAGGTTTTATAAACACTTGCATTATATTTCTAAATGTACTGTAAATATGTAATGTCCAGAAGCGGCTTACAGTTTTAGTTGGCAATCGATGCATCAAAaggcaatacataaataatcttGCCATATTAAGGATTATAGagtcctaaaaaaaaaacattaaaaaataaatataatattgtagGTGCTTGTATTCTGAGAAGATAACAAAAATCACAATTGcattctgtatttttgcatctACCATTCAAAATAATAGGTATAGAGTAACAGCAGGTGAACACAGTGTTGGAAATACTGTAAACAATGCAAAGTGGAGAGGGTTAAAATCAGGTTATTCCTTATGGTGGCTTAGACCTGTATGAACGTGGTTAATGATTGGTCTTCTGGGAATGTTGCATGCGCTTgctcaaatgtattaatagtTAAGACCCTTACTGAAAGCATGCATCATGGTAAGGATTAACTGCCATAGGAATTTGGGCTTTTCTCCCATAATCCTGGTATGTGAACATTTGTCCCATTTTTTCAATCCTAGGTAATATTGAACATTTTTACAGGACACAGTTTATAATTTATTCAAGTTCTAATCCTGGATCAGATTTGCTAAATTAAAAATTCTGTATGACTTAATTTCCTGTTCACATTGAAATAATTCTAGGTGTCTTACCTGGCTGCCCTCCCTGAACTGGAGCAGCTGTCCATCATGAGTAACCCCTGTGTCATGGCCACCCCTTCTCTGCCTGGCTACGATTATCGCCCCTACGTAGTCAGCTGGTGTCTCTGCCTTAAGATTCTGGATGGCTATGTGGTGTCACAGAAGGAAGGGTAAGTACTGTGGTTGAGGTCTGAGATTTTGGGTACATGATTGGAGACAAGATGTCCCTTGTTTTGTAGTGGAGTTCTGTTATTTAATGGTCCAGTTGGAGTTGTATAGCATGTGGCATATCTAAAGACCGTTATGTTCAACATCTTTTTCAATTCAAGTGTGTGAAATGATTTGACAGAAATGTTTGCTTTACACTGTTCAATTGTTCTGTAgtgttttaaatttaagataagggcaacttacagtttatataagaaacatttcaaaacattacTGAATAGTCAAAAAGAATCCAGAGAGATTtgtagtaaataaaaaaaaaaatgttatccaAAGGAGCACCACAGAAGAGGTTCACTGGGCAATCCCACAAAACTGTCTTAGGAAAGGTATGAAGGACAGGCAGTTTGATACAGGCCGAACAGGAAATGGGGCTTTTGGGCAGGGAAGAATCTGTTGTATGTTGttcatatatttgtttctttactCTCTAGTTTAAAAGCAGAATGGCTCTACAGTCAAGGTAAAGGGCGCTCATACCGCCCTGGACATCACATCCAGCTGGTTCAGTACCTGGCGTCTGTCTGTCCTCTCAcctccaccccagccctgcAGTCTGCAGAGGATACCAAGCTAGAGAAAATCCTGAACAAGCAAAGGTGGGGCCATTAGAGAGATCCACCCCCACTTTCCAATCTGGGGCTTATTCTGTAGCTACTCCAGACTTAAGACTGATTACAATGCCatgttattgattgatttctccAGGCTTCATCAGAAACAGCTGCTTCAGCAGTCCCAAAAAGGAAGTCCCCCGATCTCCTCCACACCCAGCAGGCCCACTCAGCTTGTGCTGGAGCAGCGCAGCCCTACCCAGTCTCCAAGGGCATCTCTAGAAAGAGGTAGGACTGAGCTCCACACTCCTAAAACTGGTAAAATATGAGCATCCATGGTCACGCTGCTATTACTGGATGCCAGTTATTAATTGCTCCGTATAGCCAGATCTGTAAGTATGTGGACACATAAATAATTGATTTTTCTCAGCAATATTAACTTTCAGGACTTTTTCCTGCTCATTCCCAGATCTCTTACTGTGTGGTCAGCTCATGCATTTCCTGTTGTGTTTCAGAGCCAGCAGCCCCACAGATTAACACCTGGTTGGGCCTCAGTATCTCCTCTGACCATTGCTACGCTGCCGATCCGGCTTCCCGCCTGCCCGCCCCCCGCAGTGAACCGCTCTTCCTGGAGGACATGCAGACGGACGAGGATAAGCTCAGCTGCAGCCTGCTGTCCTCAGAGTCCACATTCATGCCCGTCGCCTCTGGCTTGTTCCCACCATCCCCCAGTCACCAGCTCACACTGGACatcgaggaagaggaggagcagGACTGTGGGACGGCCATCCTGCacctcacagactgcatagccgACCAAGAGCAGGAGGGAGAGGGCGAAGGGCAGGAGAAGAGCACAAAGCAGGATGTCTTTACTCCAGGCATCTCTGATTCACACGTGAGCAGCGTGGACTTCCCAGCAGGCATTAGCAGCTATGTGCAGATGGGCAGCCAGCATTTAAATGGCGCACTGGCCTTCGAGGACTGTTCGGTCTGCACTGTTGTGGACAGGGAGCAGCAGCAGGAAGCCTTGGTCCACACTAATGACAAGAGGTGTCCCAGCTCGGATGAAGCCGCCATAATAATCCAGGCATGGTGGCGGGGATGCTGGACCAGGCGTTTCCACCCCAGGGCAAAGGAAGTCCGCTCAGAAATCCGTCTCCGCAGAATGCAGGAGCACATAGTATTTCTGTCCACCGAGCTGGACCGGTAAGAGCTGCCCCTGTAGATCCTCACTCACAGCTTCAGCATCCTTACGGTCAGCAGGACATCTTTAGTTAAACAAAAGTTTCCCATCATGTCCTTTCTTGGAACTTGAGAAACATTTGTCACAAAGCATGTTGTTAAGAAATTGTTTACTTTGGTGGAAGAATCTACATGAGAGAAAATATACAGGTACTTACATAGGCTTTTTAGGAAAGCATTTCAGCCGTTGTATCTTTGAAATGTTCTGGTGCTTAAGTTTCATCACACAATATCAAAAGGAGTTGTCATTTATATTTGGCACTATTGTAATGTGGTCTGCAATGCAGGGTCCATTTGTTTTTGCTTAGTTTTTTACTGCCGCTGAGCTTGGAATGATCATAACAGTATTCAAATAGCTGTGGATATTTTGGTAAGGCAAGTGTAAGAAATAGATTTGATTGTGACCTGTCAGTGTTTTTAACCTGGATCATGACCCTTTAAAGATAGCACCTTTCTCCTTCCCCAGGGTGAGAAAGGAGCAGGAAGAGGAGAGAATACAGAGGCTTGTACAAGAAGATGCTGTGAAATTTCTGTGGCAGCAGGTTCGTGCGTGTTTCTCATGGGAATTTTAATCGGCATAGCAGTGTGAAGTGTAATTTCACTCATTATTTAGAAGCTTGATTTCATGTCTTCATGATTTAAACAGGAAAcgagatgtaaacaggaaacaggaagaccagattagagtttgccaataAACATCCAAAGAACAAGGTGTTTAAATTGTCAAAACTATTTTACTCTGTTAAGACTTAAGAACAGAATAGTTTATAGGAAATAACTTTTCTTTATATAGCCTATCATCCTATTATTTTGCAGCTGCTTTCACGCTGTGttctttcctctctctgtgAAGCTCCAGTCCATGCAGCTCTGGCAGCAGTCTGTCAACCAGCAGCTCCAATCCCTTCCCCATCGAGCTGTCCCTGTGTCCAGCTCTGTGATTGGCCTGTCTTCCTCCTGTCTGTACGAGCTTCCACCACCGCACTCCTTAGCTCCGGACTTCAATGGCATGGCGGCGCCCTGCTGCGATCACTCCTTCCCCGACTCGGGCTTCCACTCCTCGGGCGAACCCCAGGGAACTCTG
It includes:
- the cep97 gene encoding centrosomal protein of 97 kDa isoform X1, which translates into the protein MAAKVGGADAKMAQIEGPVVDLSSQGIQKLEPSLPCPPGSHTLILDGNHIIKLEHLEKCKELLQLSVANNRLVRMMGVSRLVDLRVLNLPNNSIGYIEGLKDLVHLEWLNLAGNNIKVIEQLNSCMALKHLDLSDNNISQIGDLSKLSSLKTLLLHGNIITTLRSVPAHLPPELTILSLAENEIRDLNEVSYLAALPELEQLSIMSNPCVMATPSLPGYDYRPYVVSWCLCLKILDGYVVSQKEGLKAEWLYSQGKGRSYRPGHHIQLVQYLASVCPLTSTPALQSAEDTKLEKILNKQRLHQKQLLQQSQKGSPPISSTPSRPTQLVLEQRSPTQSPRASLEREPAAPQINTWLGLSISSDHCYAADPASRLPAPRSEPLFLEDMQTDEDKLSCSLLSSESTFMPVASGLFPPSPSHQLTLDIEEEEEQDCGTAILHLTDCIADQEQEGEGEGQEKSTKQDVFTPGISDSHVSSVDFPAGISSYVQMGSQHLNGALAFEDCSVCTVVDREQQQEALVHTNDKRCPSSDEAAIIIQAWWRGCWTRRFHPRAKEVRSEIRLRRMQEHIVFLSTELDRVRKEQEEERIQRLVQEDAVKFLWQQLQSMQLWQQSVNQQLQSLPHRAVPVSSSVIGLSSSCLYELPPPHSLAPDFNGMAAPCCDHSFPDSGFHSSGEPQGTLTTCHSATDDSLSSATGDSLETVRPLSEGMKEGSVLSPGTGSQDSSRSEQDSSLLQQYLTSVQQLEEAEEGAGERTGSFIQCESPGSPLLQASEKTPPASETDHAPVFERNKAPERQAMLL
- the rpl24 gene encoding large ribosomal subunit protein eL24 yields the protein MKVELCSFSGYKIYPGHGRRYARIDGKVFQFLNAKCESAFLSKRNPRQINWTVLYRRKHKKGQSEEVTKKRTRRAVKFQRAITGASLAEILAKRNQKPEVRKAQREQAIRAAKEAKKAKQATKKVAAPSTKAPTKTAPKQKIAKPMKVQAPRVGGKR
- the cep97 gene encoding centrosomal protein of 97 kDa isoform X2 — protein: MGVSSLQLGEYGPVVDLSSQGIQKLEPSLPCPPGSHTLILDGNHIIKLEHLEKCKELLQLSVANNRLVRMMGVSRLVDLRVLNLPNNSIGYIEGLKDLVHLEWLNLAGNNIKVIEQLNSCMALKHLDLSDNNISQIGDLSKLSSLKTLLLHGNIITTLRSVPAHLPPELTILSLAENEIRDLNEVSYLAALPELEQLSIMSNPCVMATPSLPGYDYRPYVVSWCLCLKILDGYVVSQKEGLKAEWLYSQGKGRSYRPGHHIQLVQYLASVCPLTSTPALQSAEDTKLEKILNKQRLHQKQLLQQSQKGSPPISSTPSRPTQLVLEQRSPTQSPRASLEREPAAPQINTWLGLSISSDHCYAADPASRLPAPRSEPLFLEDMQTDEDKLSCSLLSSESTFMPVASGLFPPSPSHQLTLDIEEEEEQDCGTAILHLTDCIADQEQEGEGEGQEKSTKQDVFTPGISDSHVSSVDFPAGISSYVQMGSQHLNGALAFEDCSVCTVVDREQQQEALVHTNDKRCPSSDEAAIIIQAWWRGCWTRRFHPRAKEVRSEIRLRRMQEHIVFLSTELDRVRKEQEEERIQRLVQEDAVKFLWQQLQSMQLWQQSVNQQLQSLPHRAVPVSSSVIGLSSSCLYELPPPHSLAPDFNGMAAPCCDHSFPDSGFHSSGEPQGTLTTCHSATDDSLSSATGDSLETVRPLSEGMKEGSVLSPGTGSQDSSRSEQDSSLLQQYLTSVQQLEEAEEGAGERTGSFIQCESPGSPLLQASEKTPPASETDHAPVFERNKAPERQAMLL